Proteins encoded in a region of the Deinobacterium chartae genome:
- a CDS encoding S-layer homology domain-containing protein yields the protein MKIKALLALTAALSFGALAQTAAPATPAATPAAPAPALSDVPAGHWAKDAVDQLVAKGIITGFPDGTFRGNEGLTRYQAALIIARVLEQVAAGSVTLDDETVTTLRNAVQELAADLAALGVRVADLEDNAVTKDDFARLEEQVNTLAGATGSDPEALKELTDQLEAASIAADTALAQATELQDKFEALDGRVSELAAEVEANAASIAALNDLTVLLNQDILSLQDRVTALETEGVTPDDLEALREFSTLTRRDLTALTDRVEGIDTRVAALESAPKFSISGNVEANYGQFRLTSGSTNFDVDRLLLSGFMGTTFSSGQGCVTTTVNGTTGVNPDAAYFPAARVSCTDTNQELTNGDFNVTLSVKNLTTLNGTVKVNEASVTLGTTLFENPGSTTTAVDVETIEVKGAIDAQNFTVRYDNGYDNNSNFFFNPYLFSNDNDTEKTVRRQGVVFSIDAAKLPLAPKITAVVGTAYPNADRTTLISGTPPVATPAVPLDGNYFGVRAAVNPFGLGELGLAFAQNNNNVTAMGNRNALGADFKFAVGPVNLEGAYVASMPWNQGFDGRDQAFYTDATVNIGPVELKGNFRAIDPQFENGVAGMSANDAVYYGGLAGSKSKAPYSADQVGYGVDAKATFGIFNVGGYYERVTAYDAGQSVDQSFGVNAKVNVFAGFNILAYYNNITTDGNQVAFDGDYGAFYYNVDYDKTMRYSTSFGARLAHDGKAANALVPNLNLDVVYTNFYDTTAQSFGNNDIQVYADYNAKFGGVTVKPLARFHSVSGANTTDYTAYKVGAQVTTDPFDIVLKPSLDVAAVTRSTNINEGAQSGTSISELFARAGLTFNEFLAPNTKFSVGYSYYQASNISSIATGASESGSSATFSPAADRIFRSPGSGAANPLNPTAGTASGNVNGIYSQLDFNGLKLSYGIFNLNPNGGATSTAQAFKVGYNLKF from the coding sequence ATGAAGATTAAAGCTCTGCTGGCACTCACTGCCGCACTGTCGTTCGGAGCCCTGGCTCAGACCGCCGCTCCCGCGACTCCGGCCGCCACTCCCGCCGCTCCGGCTCCCGCCCTGTCCGACGTCCCCGCCGGCCACTGGGCCAAGGACGCCGTCGACCAGCTGGTTGCCAAGGGCATCATCACCGGCTTCCCGGACGGCACCTTCCGCGGTAACGAAGGCCTGACCCGCTACCAGGCCGCCCTGATCATTGCCCGCGTCCTCGAGCAGGTCGCCGCTGGCAGCGTCACCCTCGACGACGAGACCGTCACCACCCTGCGCAACGCCGTGCAGGAGCTGGCCGCCGACCTCGCCGCCCTGGGCGTGCGCGTCGCCGACCTCGAGGACAACGCCGTCACCAAGGACGACTTTGCTCGCCTCGAGGAGCAGGTCAACACCCTCGCCGGCGCCACCGGCAGCGACCCCGAAGCCCTCAAGGAGCTGACCGACCAGCTCGAGGCCGCCTCGATCGCCGCTGACACCGCTCTGGCCCAGGCCACCGAGCTGCAGGACAAGTTCGAGGCCCTCGACGGCCGCGTGAGCGAGCTCGCCGCCGAAGTCGAGGCCAACGCCGCCTCGATCGCCGCCCTGAACGACCTCACCGTTCTGCTCAACCAGGACATCCTCAGCCTCCAGGACCGCGTCACCGCGCTGGAGACCGAGGGCGTGACCCCCGATGACCTCGAGGCGCTGCGCGAGTTCTCGACCCTGACCCGTCGTGACCTGACCGCCCTGACCGACCGCGTCGAGGGCATTGACACCCGCGTCGCGGCCCTCGAGAGTGCCCCCAAGTTCAGCATCTCGGGCAACGTCGAGGCCAACTACGGTCAGTTCCGCCTGACCAGCGGCAGCACCAACTTCGACGTGGACCGCCTGCTGCTCAGCGGCTTCATGGGCACCACCTTCAGCAGCGGCCAGGGCTGCGTGACCACCACTGTCAACGGCACCACCGGTGTTAACCCCGACGCGGCCTACTTCCCCGCTGCTCGCGTCAGCTGCACCGACACCAACCAGGAGCTGACCAACGGTGACTTCAACGTCACCCTGAGCGTCAAGAACCTGACCACCCTCAACGGCACCGTCAAGGTGAACGAGGCCTCGGTCACCCTGGGCACCACCCTGTTCGAGAACCCCGGCAGCACCACCACTGCTGTAGATGTAGAGACGATCGAGGTCAAGGGCGCCATCGACGCCCAGAACTTCACGGTCCGCTACGACAACGGCTACGACAACAACTCGAACTTCTTCTTCAACCCCTACCTGTTCTCCAACGACAACGACACCGAGAAGACCGTCCGCCGTCAGGGCGTCGTCTTCAGCATCGACGCCGCCAAGCTGCCGCTGGCGCCGAAGATCACCGCCGTTGTCGGTACCGCTTACCCCAACGCGGACAGGACCACCCTGATCTCGGGTACCCCGCCCGTTGCTACCCCTGCCGTGCCTCTGGACGGCAACTACTTCGGCGTGCGCGCTGCGGTCAACCCCTTCGGTCTGGGCGAACTCGGTCTGGCCTTCGCTCAGAACAACAACAACGTTACTGCCATGGGCAACCGCAACGCCCTGGGCGCCGACTTCAAGTTCGCCGTCGGCCCGGTCAACCTCGAGGGTGCGTACGTTGCCTCGATGCCCTGGAACCAGGGCTTCGATGGCCGCGACCAGGCCTTCTACACCGACGCGACCGTCAACATCGGTCCGGTGGAGCTCAAGGGTAACTTCCGCGCGATCGATCCTCAGTTCGAGAACGGTGTGGCGGGTATGTCGGCCAACGACGCCGTGTACTACGGCGGCTTGGCGGGCAGCAAGAGCAAGGCTCCCTACAGCGCCGACCAGGTCGGTTACGGTGTGGACGCCAAGGCCACCTTCGGCATCTTCAACGTCGGCGGCTACTACGAGCGCGTGACCGCCTACGACGCCGGCCAGTCGGTGGACCAGTCCTTCGGCGTCAACGCCAAGGTCAACGTTTTCGCGGGCTTCAACATCCTGGCGTACTACAACAACATCACCACCGACGGTAACCAGGTTGCCTTCGACGGTGACTACGGCGCCTTCTACTACAACGTCGACTACGACAAGACCATGCGCTACAGCACCTCGTTCGGTGCCCGCCTCGCCCACGACGGCAAGGCTGCCAACGCGCTGGTTCCCAACCTGAACCTCGACGTCGTCTACACCAACTTCTACGACACCACCGCCCAGTCGTTCGGCAACAACGACATCCAGGTCTACGCGGACTACAACGCCAAGTTCGGCGGCGTGACCGTCAAGCCCCTGGCGCGCTTCCACTCGGTCAGCGGTGCGAACACCACCGACTACACCGCCTACAAGGTCGGCGCCCAGGTGACCACCGATCCGTTCGACATCGTGCTGAAGCCCAGCCTCGACGTCGCCGCGGTGACCCGCAGCACCAACATCAACGAAGGCGCTCAGAGCGGCACCAGCATCAGCGAGCTGTTCGCGCGCGCCGGCCTGACCTTCAACGAGTTCCTGGCCCCGAACACCAAGTTCAGCGTCGGCTACTCGTACTACCAGGCCAGCAACATCTCTAGCATCGCCACCGGTGCCAGCGAGAGCGGCTCTTCGGCCACCTTCTCGCCCGCTGCGGACCGTATCTTCCGCAGCCCCGGTAGCGGCGCGGCGAACCCGCTGAACCCCACCGCTGGCACCGCCTCGGGCAACGTCAACGGCATCTACAGCCAGCTCGACTTCAACGGCCTGAAGCTGTCCTACGGCATCTTCAACCTGAACCCCAACGGTGGCGCTACCAGCACCGCCCAGGCCTTCAAGGTCGGCTACAACCTGAAGTTCTAA
- a CDS encoding tetratricopeptide repeat protein: MKSLLPALLLSLPALAQTALPDDLQFPRTLVEEGNTALAKLRLNDYLKRHPGHRSATLLLARAYLLEGEPERAQAQLQTLGSPRNDPEYSWVAGLVSAELGKNELALAQLRIAAIQGDDYRYAMDWGELAWRLGRLDLATQAYGRAQQLAPEEPWPRLNAAMIAYAQERYPQAIMALRAAAAELDRQKMPASHPAYPELYFWLGQSLEASGDRAAARSAYLEALRYDPNYSSARRALEALR; this comes from the coding sequence GTGAAGTCGTTGCTGCCCGCGTTGCTGCTCTCCTTGCCGGCCCTGGCGCAAACGGCGCTCCCGGACGATCTCCAGTTTCCCCGCACGCTGGTCGAGGAAGGAAACACCGCACTGGCCAAGCTGCGCCTGAACGACTACCTCAAACGCCACCCGGGTCACCGCAGCGCCACGCTGCTGCTTGCCCGCGCCTACCTGCTCGAGGGGGAGCCCGAGCGGGCGCAGGCCCAGCTCCAGACCCTGGGTTCGCCCCGCAACGACCCCGAGTACAGCTGGGTCGCCGGGCTGGTCTCGGCCGAGCTGGGCAAAAACGAGCTGGCCCTGGCGCAATTGCGCATCGCTGCGATTCAGGGCGATGATTACCGCTACGCCATGGATTGGGGCGAGCTGGCGTGGCGGCTTGGCCGTCTGGACCTTGCCACCCAGGCGTACGGGCGCGCGCAGCAGCTCGCCCCCGAGGAGCCTTGGCCGCGGCTGAATGCGGCCATGATCGCCTACGCCCAGGAACGTTACCCGCAGGCGATCATGGCGCTGCGCGCGGCGGCAGCGGAACTCGACCGTCAGAAGATGCCCGCGAGCCATCCTGCCTATCCGGAGCTGTACTTCTGGCTGGGGCAGAGCCTCGAGGCCAGCGGGGACCGCGCAGCGGCACGCAGCGCTTACCTCGAGGCGCTGCGTTACGATCCCAACTACTCGAGTGCCCGCCGAGCGCTCGAGGCACTGCGCTAA
- a CDS encoding manganese-dependent inorganic pyrophosphatase yields the protein MTAVIGHRNPDTDAITSAIVYARYLSRTGREATPYRLGELNFETQYVLREAGLETPALLESLPAGSEVALVDHNESAQSLPGLETLKVVAVVDHHKLGDLTTAEPLYLRFEPVGCTGTILARLFIENNVHIEPLEARLMLSAILSDTLHFRSPTTTDVDREMVAFLAPIAGIADVKAYAMAMFAAKSDLGDTPAETLLKMDYKVFEFGGQPWGLGVVETTNPGYVLGRKAELLEAMRAEKAASGLAGVLLSVVDILEETNRTLVLSEDEAAVLRAAFGVEVSGDEADLGSRISRKKQIVPALEAYFA from the coding sequence ATGACCGCAGTGATTGGACACCGTAACCCCGATACCGACGCGATCACCTCGGCGATCGTGTACGCCCGTTACCTCAGCCGCACCGGCCGCGAGGCCACGCCGTACCGCCTGGGCGAACTGAACTTCGAGACGCAGTACGTGCTGCGCGAGGCGGGCCTCGAGACCCCCGCGCTGCTCGAGTCGCTGCCAGCGGGCAGCGAGGTGGCGCTGGTGGACCATAACGAGTCCGCCCAGTCGCTGCCCGGCCTCGAGACCCTGAAGGTCGTGGCCGTGGTGGATCACCACAAGCTGGGTGACTTGACCACCGCCGAGCCGCTGTACCTGCGCTTCGAGCCGGTAGGCTGCACCGGAACCATCCTGGCGCGGCTGTTCATCGAGAACAACGTGCACATCGAGCCCCTCGAGGCGCGCCTGATGCTCTCGGCGATCCTGTCGGACACGCTGCATTTCCGCAGCCCGACCACCACCGATGTGGACCGTGAGATGGTGGCCTTCCTGGCCCCGATCGCCGGGATCGCCGACGTGAAGGCGTACGCCATGGCGATGTTCGCCGCCAAGAGCGACCTGGGTGACACCCCGGCCGAAACGCTGCTGAAGATGGACTACAAGGTCTTTGAGTTCGGCGGGCAGCCCTGGGGCCTGGGTGTGGTCGAGACCACCAATCCTGGCTACGTGCTGGGCCGCAAGGCGGAACTGCTGGAGGCCATGCGCGCCGAGAAGGCCGCCTCGGGCCTGGCGGGCGTGCTGTTGAGCGTGGTGGACATCCTCGAGGAGACCAACCGTACCCTGGTTCTCTCCGAGGACGAGGCGGCGGTGCTGCGCGCTGCCTTCGGGGTCGAGGTCAGCGGTGACGAGGCGGACCTCGGTAGCCGCATCTCGCGCAAGAAGCAGATCGTGCCGGCCCTCGAGGCGTACTTCGCCTGA
- a CDS encoding folylpolyglutamate synthase/dihydrofolate synthase family protein translates to MTTFDLDWLYARQRFGVRPGLERVRALLGELGNPQAAFSAVLVGGTNGKGSTSAALAAILQAEGRRTGLFTSPHLTRFSERFVVNGIELPQGTVLEGLGRVGPVALRLDASFFEIITALACWLFAEAGVESAVMEVGLGGRLDATNALEPVLSVITSVGLDHTEILGDTLPQIALEKAGILRPAVRAITGAVGEALGVLQERARVLQTPLWRLDHELRMRATSRGWDGWTVDLEGPFGAFSFETPLLGAHGARNAALAAAAARALGVGSERVRRGSAAVRWPGRLERLRWRGGELLLDGAHNPDGAQALADTLRDLGAGRLPLIFGAAADKDLRGVAAALDAVASEVILTRALLSPRAADPEALRALFTVPTRVVPTPQAALEALPPGRAVAAGSLYLIGELRPLLLGEADEGRERWQ, encoded by the coding sequence GTGACGACCTTTGATCTGGACTGGCTGTACGCCCGGCAGCGTTTTGGGGTGCGTCCGGGCCTCGAGCGGGTGCGGGCCCTGCTGGGCGAGCTGGGGAATCCGCAGGCGGCTTTTTCGGCGGTGCTGGTAGGAGGTACCAACGGAAAAGGTTCGACCAGCGCAGCGCTGGCCGCCATTTTGCAGGCCGAGGGCCGCCGGACCGGGCTGTTCACCTCGCCGCACCTGACCCGTTTCTCCGAGCGTTTCGTGGTGAACGGGATCGAGCTGCCGCAGGGGACCGTTCTCGAGGGGCTGGGCCGGGTCGGTCCGGTGGCGCTGCGGCTGGACGCTTCGTTTTTTGAGATCATCACCGCCTTGGCCTGCTGGTTGTTCGCCGAGGCGGGGGTGGAGAGCGCGGTGATGGAGGTGGGGCTGGGCGGCCGCCTGGACGCCACCAACGCCCTCGAGCCGGTGCTGTCGGTGATCACCTCGGTAGGGCTGGACCACACTGAGATCCTGGGCGACACGCTGCCGCAGATCGCGCTGGAGAAGGCCGGGATCCTGCGTCCGGCGGTGCGGGCGATCACCGGAGCAGTCGGCGAGGCCCTGGGAGTGCTGCAGGAGCGGGCCCGGGTATTGCAGACGCCGCTGTGGCGGTTGGACCACGAGCTGCGGATGCGGGCGACCTCGCGCGGTTGGGACGGCTGGACGGTGGACCTCGAGGGACCGTTTGGAGCTTTCTCGTTCGAGACGCCGCTGCTGGGTGCGCACGGAGCGCGCAACGCCGCGCTCGCGGCTGCAGCGGCCCGCGCGCTGGGCGTGGGCTCCGAACGGGTGCGTCGGGGGAGTGCCGCGGTGCGCTGGCCGGGACGCCTCGAGCGGCTGCGCTGGCGGGGCGGCGAGCTGCTGCTCGACGGCGCACACAACCCGGACGGCGCGCAGGCCCTGGCGGATACCCTGCGCGACCTGGGCGCGGGTCGCCTGCCGCTGATCTTCGGGGCGGCGGCCGATAAGGACCTGCGCGGGGTGGCGGCGGCGCTGGACGCGGTGGCGTCCGAGGTGATCCTGACCCGGGCGTTGCTCAGTCCGCGCGCCGCCGACCCGGAGGCGCTGCGCGCGCTGTTCACGGTGCCCACCCGCGTGGTGCCCACACCGCAGGCGGCCCTCGAGGCGCTGCCGCCGGGCCGGGCGGTTGCGGCGGGCAGCCTGTACCTGATCGGGGAGCTGCGGCCGCTGCTGCTGGGCGAGGCGGACGAGGGGCGCGAGCGCTGGCAGTAG
- a CDS encoding carboxypeptidase M32 has product MQQLEELKTILGTVADLNSAVAVLSWDQETYMPEGGAEARAAQLATLTRLSHETFTSARVGELLAFLEAQDLGDPDGFVASLVRVTRRDYDRATKLPAEFVQEQALAQNAAHHAWIRARAESNFELFRPHLERMFELARRQADLLGYEEHPYDALLDQYEPGARVAEVRRIFADLRDQTLPLVKAIAARGDATDYSVLTRYFNVDRQREFALKVAGALGLQPQFSRLDVSAHPFQTTFDHDDVRITTRFDPHFFPAALFGVWHETGHAMYEHGVDPELARTPLAAGASLGVHESQSRMLENLVCRSRAFWQGYFGEFQAMFPEALERVDLESFYRAINRVEPSLIRVEADEVTYNFHIMLRFELELALLEGSLEVKDLPAAWNAKMQDYLGITPASDAEGVLQDIHWSAGLIGYFPTYSLGNLLSVQLLEAARRALPDLDAHIAAGQFAPLMTWLRENVHRHGRKLLPRQITERATGEALTARYYVDYLWRKFGEIYGVSREPAVSAD; this is encoded by the coding sequence ATGCAACAGCTTGAAGAGCTCAAGACCATCCTGGGTACGGTCGCGGACCTCAACAGCGCCGTCGCCGTGCTGTCCTGGGACCAGGAGACCTACATGCCCGAGGGCGGGGCCGAGGCGCGCGCCGCTCAGCTGGCGACCCTGACCCGCCTGTCGCACGAGACCTTTACCTCCGCGCGGGTCGGCGAACTGCTCGCCTTCCTCGAGGCGCAGGACCTGGGCGACCCGGACGGTTTTGTGGCCAGCTTGGTGCGGGTGACCCGCCGCGATTACGACCGCGCCACCAAGCTGCCCGCCGAGTTCGTGCAGGAGCAGGCGTTGGCCCAGAACGCGGCGCACCACGCCTGGATCCGGGCGCGCGCTGAGTCGAACTTCGAGCTGTTCCGGCCGCACCTCGAGCGGATGTTCGAGCTGGCCCGCCGTCAGGCGGACCTGCTGGGCTACGAGGAGCATCCGTATGATGCGCTGCTCGACCAGTACGAGCCCGGTGCACGCGTGGCCGAGGTGCGCCGGATCTTTGCCGACCTGCGCGATCAGACCCTGCCCCTGGTAAAGGCCATTGCGGCGCGCGGCGACGCTACCGACTACTCGGTGCTGACCCGGTACTTCAACGTGGATCGCCAGCGCGAGTTTGCCCTGAAGGTGGCGGGTGCGCTGGGGCTGCAGCCGCAGTTCTCGCGGCTGGACGTCTCGGCCCACCCGTTCCAGACCACCTTCGACCACGACGACGTGCGCATCACCACCCGCTTCGACCCGCACTTCTTCCCGGCGGCCCTGTTCGGAGTGTGGCACGAGACCGGGCACGCCATGTACGAGCACGGCGTGGACCCGGAGCTCGCGCGTACCCCGCTGGCCGCAGGAGCGTCGCTGGGCGTGCACGAGTCGCAGTCGCGCATGCTCGAGAACCTGGTGTGCCGCTCGCGCGCCTTCTGGCAGGGGTACTTCGGCGAGTTCCAGGCGATGTTTCCCGAGGCCCTCGAGCGAGTGGACCTCGAGAGCTTCTACCGGGCCATCAACCGCGTTGAGCCCAGCCTGATTCGGGTGGAGGCCGACGAGGTCACCTACAACTTCCACATCATGCTGCGCTTCGAGCTGGAACTGGCGCTGCTCGAGGGCAGCCTCGAGGTGAAGGATCTGCCTGCGGCCTGGAACGCCAAGATGCAAGACTACCTGGGAATCACGCCCGCAAGCGACGCCGAGGGCGTGTTGCAGGACATTCACTGGTCGGCAGGGTTGATCGGTTACTTCCCGACCTACAGCCTGGGGAACTTGCTGTCGGTGCAACTGCTCGAGGCGGCGCGCCGCGCTTTGCCCGACCTCGACGCGCACATCGCCGCCGGGCAGTTCGCGCCGCTGATGACCTGGCTGCGTGAGAACGTGCATCGGCATGGTCGCAAGCTGCTGCCGCGCCAGATCACCGAGCGCGCCACCGGCGAGGCGCTGACTGCGCGCTATTACGTGGATTACCTGTGGCGCAAGTTCGGGGAGATCTATGGCGTGAGCCGCGAACCGGCGGTTTCGGCCGACTGA
- a CDS encoding helix-turn-helix domain-containing protein, protein MKLHERLRELRVERQLRLKDVAANAGISVPYLSDLERGRTNPSLETLQTLAGAYNITVHDLLESVEFYGNPTEGALPKGLADLQADPVLGSQLTPDWVRTLSRIELRGKRPRDKQDWYEIFLHLKRILD, encoded by the coding sequence ATGAAGTTACACGAAAGGCTCAGAGAACTGCGCGTCGAGCGGCAGCTGCGCCTCAAGGACGTCGCTGCCAACGCGGGCATCAGCGTCCCCTACCTGAGTGACCTCGAGCGGGGGCGTACCAACCCCAGCCTCGAGACCCTGCAGACCCTGGCGGGTGCTTACAACATCACCGTTCACGACCTGCTCGAGAGCGTGGAGTTCTACGGCAACCCCACCGAGGGCGCCCTGCCCAAGGGCCTGGCCGATCTGCAGGCCGACCCGGTGCTGGGCAGCCAGCTCACCCCCGACTGGGTGCGTACCCTGTCGCGCATCGAGCTGCGCGGCAAGCGCCCCCGCGACAAGCAGGACTGGTACGAGATCTTCTTGCACCTCAAGCGCATCCTCGACTGA
- the rocF gene encoding arginase: MNISILGIPMDLGAGRRGVDMGPSALRNAQLAGALRKLGHEVRDLGDVGVRIKETLDAHEEHGWIFRDSIFDACAAACERLLELPDDTFPISIGGDHSVSMGTVAGCARGRRTGLIWVDAHTDFNTPESSPSGNIHGMPVSHLIGLGDEKLRSIGGDWFLRPEDIVMIGIRSVDPEEREMVRAHGVTVYTMKEVDQLGITRIAGETLERLGGLEALHVSFDADALDPTVAPGVGTPVPGGLTYREAHLLMELFSDSGRVTSMDIVEVNPILDAYNQTAQIMVGMAESLAGKRIL, from the coding sequence GGTCCCAGCGCTCTGCGCAACGCGCAGCTGGCCGGCGCCCTGCGCAAACTCGGTCACGAGGTGCGCGACCTCGGCGACGTGGGCGTGCGCATCAAGGAAACGCTCGACGCCCACGAGGAACACGGCTGGATCTTCCGCGACTCGATCTTCGACGCCTGCGCTGCCGCCTGCGAACGTCTGCTGGAGCTGCCCGACGACACCTTCCCCATCTCGATCGGCGGCGACCACAGCGTCTCGATGGGTACTGTCGCCGGCTGCGCGCGCGGACGCCGTACCGGTCTGATCTGGGTGGACGCCCACACCGACTTCAACACGCCCGAATCGAGCCCCAGCGGCAACATCCACGGCATGCCGGTGTCGCACCTGATCGGCCTGGGCGACGAAAAACTGCGCTCCATCGGCGGCGACTGGTTCCTGCGGCCCGAGGACATCGTGATGATCGGTATCCGCTCGGTAGATCCCGAGGAGCGTGAGATGGTGCGCGCCCACGGCGTGACCGTCTACACCATGAAAGAAGTGGACCAACTGGGCATCACCCGCATCGCCGGCGAGACCCTCGAGCGGCTCGGGGGCCTCGAGGCCCTGCACGTGTCCTTCGACGCGGACGCGCTTGACCCCACGGTGGCTCCCGGCGTGGGCACCCCGGTTCCGGGTGGGCTCACCTACCGCGAGGCGCACCTGCTGATGGAGCTGTTCTCGGACTCGGGCCGGGTCACCTCGATGGACATCGTGGAGGTCAACCCGATTCTGGACGCGTACAACCAGACCGCCCAGATCATGGTGGGCATGGCCGAAAGCCTGGCGGGCAAGCGTATTTTGTAA